The Streptomyces racemochromogenes DNA segment CCCACTACCGGCGCACCCTGCCCGGTTGGAGCCACGGCCCGCACGACACCCTGCTGCGCCTGCACCCGCAGTCCGTGTCGGGGTTCCGTCTGGCCCGTACGGTCTCGGGGGCGGGCCGGTGAGCGTCCAGGCCGAGGCGATGCCCTACCGGCACGTGCTGGACGTGCCGACCACGGGCTCGGCCGTGCGCATCGCCCGGGAGACCACCGAGCTGGTCCTCGTGGAATGCGGGGTGGGCCTGCGGCATCCGAGCGTGGGGCCGGCGTTGCTGATCGTGGCCGAGCTGGTCACCAACGCCGTCCGTCACGCCGCCGGGTCCTCACCGATGATCACCGTGA contains these protein-coding regions:
- a CDS encoding ATP-binding protein, which encodes MSVQAEAMPYRHVLDVPTTGSAVRIARETTELVLVECGVGLRHPSVGPALLIVAELVTNAVRHAAGSSPMITVTYAHGPGAFAFAVHDRHPYQPALFGVLGTAPGSGLAMVVEMTMELGGTAVVRADADGRGKAIWITLPL